A genome region from Scyliorhinus canicula chromosome 16, sScyCan1.1, whole genome shotgun sequence includes the following:
- the LOC119979445 gene encoding inhibitory synaptic factor 2A isoform X5 — protein MVSKEPSKCQLTSTENEAEQASLEIKYVLDPNRQIRKRNKALQVRFKDIREAQNEQEKRLSAAQQLDKKTMKAISYKAAYRKYMTVPARRSIPNVTRSTGVQTSPDLKKRYQTFPLERKKVNVIKIAPTIDTFRRQNNDWAIDIKGSNLNKDSAHTLSSAEGSNQKNTDISSHNNFIKLNKQADSDSFGDSSSKDPEMHSYTEESSHILKLADSNPTEQNHQLCNTAKYDKGASENQNFNQSALQLTEFTSFHLTEANCELTQPDSSNSFTQNSPQNVRAREVHERTLHPTSLNYLPMNGQACSLQFPQSEEETSESTASNTAPRDESQSQSNQTVSVMESNQQIMPLTEVVDLKAQLQIMENLISSSQETIKVLLGVIQELEKGEALREGLSYRTGQDTANCDTCRNSACIIYRGE, from the exons ATGGTGAGTAAGGAACCAAGCAAATGCCAACTCACAAGTACAGAGAACGAAGCTGAGCAAGCTTCATTGGAGATTAAATATGTACTGGATCCAAATAGGCAGATTAGAAAAAGAAATAAAGCCCTACAGGTAAGATTTAAAGATATCCGGGAAGCTCAGAATGAACAAGAGAAGAGACTTTCCGCAGCACAGCAACTGGACAAAAAAACAATGAAAGCTATTTCTTATAAGGCAGCTTATCGCAAATACATGACTGTGCCTGCACGACGGTCAATCCCAAATGTAACCAGAAGCACAGGTGTACAGACATCACCTGATCTGAAAAAGCGATATCAGACATTCCCTTTGGAAAGGAAGAAAGTGAATGTCATTAAAATTGCTCCAACAATTGACACATTCAGGCGACAAAACAATGACTGGGCAATTGATATTAAAGGTAGTAACCTCAATAAAGACTCAGCACATACTCTTAGCAGTGCAGAGGGGAGCAATCAAAAGAACACAGATATCAGCTCACATAATAATTTCATCAAACTGAATAAACAAGCTGATAGTGACAGTTTTGGTGATTCTAGCAGCAAAGATCCAGAAATGCACAGTTACACTGAAGAGTCCTCTCACATATTAAAGTTGGCAGATTCAAACCCAACTGAACAAAATCACCAGCTGTGCAATACGGCAAAATATGATAAGGGGGCATCAGAAAATCAGAACTTTAATCAATCAGCGCTGCAGCTAACGGAGTTCACCTCCTTCCACTTAACAGAAGCCAACTGTGAACTTACGCAACCTGATTCTTCTAATTCCTTTACACAGAACTCTCCACAAAACGTGAGAGCACGGGAAGTACATGAGAGAACTTTGCATCCAACCAGTCTGAATTATCTGCCTATGAATGGTCAAGCCTGTTCATTACAGTTCCCACAAAGTGAAGAAGAAACTTCTGAATCTACTGCATCAAACACTGCACCCAGAGATGAAAGTCAAAGTCAGTCTAACCAGACAGTATCTGTAATGGAGTCAAATCAGCAAATCATGCCTCTTACTGAAGTGGTGGATCTGAAAGCACAGCTGCAAATAATGGAAAATCTGATCAGTTCCAGTCAGGAAACCATTAAGGTGCTGCTTGGGGTTATTCAAGAATTAGAAAAAGGTGAAGCCCTCAGAGAAGG GCTCTCCTATCGAACAGGACAGGATACTGCAAATTGTGACACCTGTCGAAACAGTGCGTGCATTATTTACAG
- the LOC119979445 gene encoding inhibitory synaptic factor 2A isoform X3 — translation MVSKEPSKCQLTSTENEAEQASLEIKYVLDPNRQIRKRNKALQVRFKDIREAQNEQEKRLSAAQQLDKKTMKAISYKAAYRKYMTVPARRSIPNVTRSTGVQTSPDLKKRYQTFPLERKKVNVIKIAPTIDTFRRQNNDWAIDIKGSNLNKDSAHTLSSAEGSNQKNTDISSHNNFIKLNKQADSDSFGDSSSKDPEMHSYTEESSHILKLADSNPTEQNHQLCNTAKYDKGASENQNFNQSALQLTEFTSFHLTEANCELTQPDSSNSFTQNSPQNVRAREVHERTLHPTSLNYLPMNGQACSLQFPQSEEETSESTASNTAPRDESQSQSNQTVSVMESNQQIMPLTEVVDLKAQLQIMENLISSSQETIKVLLGVIQELEKGEALREGLSYRTGQDTANCDTCRNSACIIYSCCGGLKPVSTERYCGCLDYKTSDVTTAHAGTREDHQ, via the exons ATGGTGAGTAAGGAACCAAGCAAATGCCAACTCACAAGTACAGAGAACGAAGCTGAGCAAGCTTCATTGGAGATTAAATATGTACTGGATCCAAATAGGCAGATTAGAAAAAGAAATAAAGCCCTACAGGTAAGATTTAAAGATATCCGGGAAGCTCAGAATGAACAAGAGAAGAGACTTTCCGCAGCACAGCAACTGGACAAAAAAACAATGAAAGCTATTTCTTATAAGGCAGCTTATCGCAAATACATGACTGTGCCTGCACGACGGTCAATCCCAAATGTAACCAGAAGCACAGGTGTACAGACATCACCTGATCTGAAAAAGCGATATCAGACATTCCCTTTGGAAAGGAAGAAAGTGAATGTCATTAAAATTGCTCCAACAATTGACACATTCAGGCGACAAAACAATGACTGGGCAATTGATATTAAAGGTAGTAACCTCAATAAAGACTCAGCACATACTCTTAGCAGTGCAGAGGGGAGCAATCAAAAGAACACAGATATCAGCTCACATAATAATTTCATCAAACTGAATAAACAAGCTGATAGTGACAGTTTTGGTGATTCTAGCAGCAAAGATCCAGAAATGCACAGTTACACTGAAGAGTCCTCTCACATATTAAAGTTGGCAGATTCAAACCCAACTGAACAAAATCACCAGCTGTGCAATACGGCAAAATATGATAAGGGGGCATCAGAAAATCAGAACTTTAATCAATCAGCGCTGCAGCTAACGGAGTTCACCTCCTTCCACTTAACAGAAGCCAACTGTGAACTTACGCAACCTGATTCTTCTAATTCCTTTACACAGAACTCTCCACAAAACGTGAGAGCACGGGAAGTACATGAGAGAACTTTGCATCCAACCAGTCTGAATTATCTGCCTATGAATGGTCAAGCCTGTTCATTACAGTTCCCACAAAGTGAAGAAGAAACTTCTGAATCTACTGCATCAAACACTGCACCCAGAGATGAAAGTCAAAGTCAGTCTAACCAGACAGTATCTGTAATGGAGTCAAATCAGCAAATCATGCCTCTTACTGAAGTGGTGGATCTGAAAGCACAGCTGCAAATAATGGAAAATCTGATCAGTTCCAGTCAGGAAACCATTAAGGTGCTGCTTGGGGTTATTCAAGAATTAGAAAAAGGTGAAGCCCTCAGAGAAGG GCTCTCCTATCGAACAGGACAGGATACTGCAAATTGTGACACCTGTCGAAACAGTGCGTGCATTATTTACAG
- the LOC119979445 gene encoding inhibitory synaptic factor 2A isoform X4: MVSKEPSKCQLTSTENEAEQASLEIKYVLDPNRQIRKRNKALQVRFKDIREAQNEQEKRLSAAQQLDKKTMKAISYKAAYRKYMTVPARRSIPNVTRSTGVQTSPDLKKRYQTFPLERKKVNVIKIAPTIDTFRRQNNDWAIDIKGSNLNKDSAHTLSSAEGSNQKNTDISSHNNFIKLNKQADSDSFGDSSSKDPEMHSYTEESSHILKLADSNPTEQNHQLCNTAKYDKGASENQNFNQSALQLTEFTSFHLTEANCELTQPDSSNSFTQNSPQNVRAREVHERTLHPTSLNYLPMNGQACSLQFPQSEEETSESTASNTAPRDESQSQSNQTVSVMESNQQIMPLTEVVDLKAQLQIMENLISSSQETIKVLLGVIQELEKGEALREGLSYRTGQDTANCDTCRNSACIIYRISIRWSQVI, translated from the exons ATGGTGAGTAAGGAACCAAGCAAATGCCAACTCACAAGTACAGAGAACGAAGCTGAGCAAGCTTCATTGGAGATTAAATATGTACTGGATCCAAATAGGCAGATTAGAAAAAGAAATAAAGCCCTACAGGTAAGATTTAAAGATATCCGGGAAGCTCAGAATGAACAAGAGAAGAGACTTTCCGCAGCACAGCAACTGGACAAAAAAACAATGAAAGCTATTTCTTATAAGGCAGCTTATCGCAAATACATGACTGTGCCTGCACGACGGTCAATCCCAAATGTAACCAGAAGCACAGGTGTACAGACATCACCTGATCTGAAAAAGCGATATCAGACATTCCCTTTGGAAAGGAAGAAAGTGAATGTCATTAAAATTGCTCCAACAATTGACACATTCAGGCGACAAAACAATGACTGGGCAATTGATATTAAAGGTAGTAACCTCAATAAAGACTCAGCACATACTCTTAGCAGTGCAGAGGGGAGCAATCAAAAGAACACAGATATCAGCTCACATAATAATTTCATCAAACTGAATAAACAAGCTGATAGTGACAGTTTTGGTGATTCTAGCAGCAAAGATCCAGAAATGCACAGTTACACTGAAGAGTCCTCTCACATATTAAAGTTGGCAGATTCAAACCCAACTGAACAAAATCACCAGCTGTGCAATACGGCAAAATATGATAAGGGGGCATCAGAAAATCAGAACTTTAATCAATCAGCGCTGCAGCTAACGGAGTTCACCTCCTTCCACTTAACAGAAGCCAACTGTGAACTTACGCAACCTGATTCTTCTAATTCCTTTACACAGAACTCTCCACAAAACGTGAGAGCACGGGAAGTACATGAGAGAACTTTGCATCCAACCAGTCTGAATTATCTGCCTATGAATGGTCAAGCCTGTTCATTACAGTTCCCACAAAGTGAAGAAGAAACTTCTGAATCTACTGCATCAAACACTGCACCCAGAGATGAAAGTCAAAGTCAGTCTAACCAGACAGTATCTGTAATGGAGTCAAATCAGCAAATCATGCCTCTTACTGAAGTGGTGGATCTGAAAGCACAGCTGCAAATAATGGAAAATCTGATCAGTTCCAGTCAGGAAACCATTAAGGTGCTGCTTGGGGTTATTCAAGAATTAGAAAAAGGTGAAGCCCTCAGAGAAGG GCTCTCCTATCGAACAGGACAGGATACTGCAAATTGTGACACCTGTCGAAACAGTGCGTGCATTATTTACAG
- the LOC119979445 gene encoding inhibitory synaptic factor 2A isoform X2: MVSKEPSKCQLTSTENEAEQASLEIKYVLDPNRQIRKRNKALQVRFKDIREAQNEQEKRLSAAQQLDKKTMKAISYKAAYRKYMTVPARRSIPNVTRSTGVQTSPDLKKRYQTFPLERKKVNVIKIAPTIDTFRRQNNDWAIDIKGSNLNKDSAHTLSSAEGSNQKNTDISSHNNFIKLNKQADSDSFGDSSSKDPEMHSYTEESSHILKLADSNPTEQNHQLCNTAKYDKGASENQNFNQSALQLTEFTSFHLTEANCELTQPDSSNSFTQNSPQNVRAREVHERTLHPTSLNYLPMNGQACSLQFPQSEEETSESTASNTAPRDESQSQSNQTVSVMESNQQIMPLTEVVDLKAQLQIMENLISSSQETIKVLLGVIQELEKGEALREGLSYRTGQDTANCDTCRNSACIIYSWQLSDAEVISFDGSISCSLNKTQLYLHSSGPRCIFPSHF; the protein is encoded by the exons ATGGTGAGTAAGGAACCAAGCAAATGCCAACTCACAAGTACAGAGAACGAAGCTGAGCAAGCTTCATTGGAGATTAAATATGTACTGGATCCAAATAGGCAGATTAGAAAAAGAAATAAAGCCCTACAGGTAAGATTTAAAGATATCCGGGAAGCTCAGAATGAACAAGAGAAGAGACTTTCCGCAGCACAGCAACTGGACAAAAAAACAATGAAAGCTATTTCTTATAAGGCAGCTTATCGCAAATACATGACTGTGCCTGCACGACGGTCAATCCCAAATGTAACCAGAAGCACAGGTGTACAGACATCACCTGATCTGAAAAAGCGATATCAGACATTCCCTTTGGAAAGGAAGAAAGTGAATGTCATTAAAATTGCTCCAACAATTGACACATTCAGGCGACAAAACAATGACTGGGCAATTGATATTAAAGGTAGTAACCTCAATAAAGACTCAGCACATACTCTTAGCAGTGCAGAGGGGAGCAATCAAAAGAACACAGATATCAGCTCACATAATAATTTCATCAAACTGAATAAACAAGCTGATAGTGACAGTTTTGGTGATTCTAGCAGCAAAGATCCAGAAATGCACAGTTACACTGAAGAGTCCTCTCACATATTAAAGTTGGCAGATTCAAACCCAACTGAACAAAATCACCAGCTGTGCAATACGGCAAAATATGATAAGGGGGCATCAGAAAATCAGAACTTTAATCAATCAGCGCTGCAGCTAACGGAGTTCACCTCCTTCCACTTAACAGAAGCCAACTGTGAACTTACGCAACCTGATTCTTCTAATTCCTTTACACAGAACTCTCCACAAAACGTGAGAGCACGGGAAGTACATGAGAGAACTTTGCATCCAACCAGTCTGAATTATCTGCCTATGAATGGTCAAGCCTGTTCATTACAGTTCCCACAAAGTGAAGAAGAAACTTCTGAATCTACTGCATCAAACACTGCACCCAGAGATGAAAGTCAAAGTCAGTCTAACCAGACAGTATCTGTAATGGAGTCAAATCAGCAAATCATGCCTCTTACTGAAGTGGTGGATCTGAAAGCACAGCTGCAAATAATGGAAAATCTGATCAGTTCCAGTCAGGAAACCATTAAGGTGCTGCTTGGGGTTATTCAAGAATTAGAAAAAGGTGAAGCCCTCAGAGAAGG GCTCTCCTATCGAACAGGACAGGATACTGCAAATTGTGACACCTGTCGAAACAGTGCGTGCATTATTTACAG
- the LOC119979445 gene encoding inhibitory synaptic factor 2A isoform X6 translates to MVSKEPSKCQLTSTENEAEQASLEIKYVLDPNRQIRKRNKALQVRFKDIREAQNEQEKRLSAAQQLDKKTMKAISYKAAYRKYMTVPARRSIPNVTRSTGVQTSPDLKKRYQTFPLERKKVNVIKIAPTIDTFRRQNNDWAIDIKGSNLNKDSAHTLSSAEGSNQKNTDISSHNNFIKLNKQADSDSFGDSSSKDPEMHSYTEESSHILKLADSNPTEQNHQLCNTAKYDKGASENQNFNQSALQLTEFTSFHLTEANCELTQPDSSNSFTQNSPQNVRAREVHERTLHPTSLNYLPMNGQACSLQFPQSEEETSESTASNTAPRDESQSQSNQTVSVMESNQQIMPLTEVVDLKAQLQIMENLISSSQETIKVLLGVIQELEKGEALREGLSYRTGQDTANCDTCRNSACIIYRLR, encoded by the exons ATGGTGAGTAAGGAACCAAGCAAATGCCAACTCACAAGTACAGAGAACGAAGCTGAGCAAGCTTCATTGGAGATTAAATATGTACTGGATCCAAATAGGCAGATTAGAAAAAGAAATAAAGCCCTACAGGTAAGATTTAAAGATATCCGGGAAGCTCAGAATGAACAAGAGAAGAGACTTTCCGCAGCACAGCAACTGGACAAAAAAACAATGAAAGCTATTTCTTATAAGGCAGCTTATCGCAAATACATGACTGTGCCTGCACGACGGTCAATCCCAAATGTAACCAGAAGCACAGGTGTACAGACATCACCTGATCTGAAAAAGCGATATCAGACATTCCCTTTGGAAAGGAAGAAAGTGAATGTCATTAAAATTGCTCCAACAATTGACACATTCAGGCGACAAAACAATGACTGGGCAATTGATATTAAAGGTAGTAACCTCAATAAAGACTCAGCACATACTCTTAGCAGTGCAGAGGGGAGCAATCAAAAGAACACAGATATCAGCTCACATAATAATTTCATCAAACTGAATAAACAAGCTGATAGTGACAGTTTTGGTGATTCTAGCAGCAAAGATCCAGAAATGCACAGTTACACTGAAGAGTCCTCTCACATATTAAAGTTGGCAGATTCAAACCCAACTGAACAAAATCACCAGCTGTGCAATACGGCAAAATATGATAAGGGGGCATCAGAAAATCAGAACTTTAATCAATCAGCGCTGCAGCTAACGGAGTTCACCTCCTTCCACTTAACAGAAGCCAACTGTGAACTTACGCAACCTGATTCTTCTAATTCCTTTACACAGAACTCTCCACAAAACGTGAGAGCACGGGAAGTACATGAGAGAACTTTGCATCCAACCAGTCTGAATTATCTGCCTATGAATGGTCAAGCCTGTTCATTACAGTTCCCACAAAGTGAAGAAGAAACTTCTGAATCTACTGCATCAAACACTGCACCCAGAGATGAAAGTCAAAGTCAGTCTAACCAGACAGTATCTGTAATGGAGTCAAATCAGCAAATCATGCCTCTTACTGAAGTGGTGGATCTGAAAGCACAGCTGCAAATAATGGAAAATCTGATCAGTTCCAGTCAGGAAACCATTAAGGTGCTGCTTGGGGTTATTCAAGAATTAGAAAAAGGTGAAGCCCTCAGAGAAGG GCTCTCCTATCGAACAGGACAGGATACTGCAAATTGTGACACCTGTCGAAACAGTGCGTGCATTATTTACAG
- the LOC119979445 gene encoding inhibitory synaptic factor 2A isoform X7 has translation MVSKEPSKCQLTSTENEAEQASLEIKYVLDPNRQIRKRNKALQVRFKDIREAQNEQEKRLSAAQQLDKKTMKAISYKAAYRKYMTVPARRSIPNVTRSTGVQTSPDLKKRYQTFPLERKKVNVIKIAPTIDTFRRQNNDWAIDIKGSNLNKDSAHTLSSAEGSNQKNTDISSHNNFIKLNKQADSDSFGDSSSKDPEMHSYTEESSHILKLADSNPTEQNHQLCNTAKYDKGASENQNFNQSALQLTEFTSFHLTEANCELTQPDSSNSFTQNSPQNVRAREVHERTLHPTSLNYLPMNGQACSLQFPQSEEETSESTASNTAPRDESQSQSNQTVSVMESNQQIMPLTEVVDLKAQLQIMENLISSSQETIKALLSNRTGYCKL, from the exons ATGGTGAGTAAGGAACCAAGCAAATGCCAACTCACAAGTACAGAGAACGAAGCTGAGCAAGCTTCATTGGAGATTAAATATGTACTGGATCCAAATAGGCAGATTAGAAAAAGAAATAAAGCCCTACAGGTAAGATTTAAAGATATCCGGGAAGCTCAGAATGAACAAGAGAAGAGACTTTCCGCAGCACAGCAACTGGACAAAAAAACAATGAAAGCTATTTCTTATAAGGCAGCTTATCGCAAATACATGACTGTGCCTGCACGACGGTCAATCCCAAATGTAACCAGAAGCACAGGTGTACAGACATCACCTGATCTGAAAAAGCGATATCAGACATTCCCTTTGGAAAGGAAGAAAGTGAATGTCATTAAAATTGCTCCAACAATTGACACATTCAGGCGACAAAACAATGACTGGGCAATTGATATTAAAGGTAGTAACCTCAATAAAGACTCAGCACATACTCTTAGCAGTGCAGAGGGGAGCAATCAAAAGAACACAGATATCAGCTCACATAATAATTTCATCAAACTGAATAAACAAGCTGATAGTGACAGTTTTGGTGATTCTAGCAGCAAAGATCCAGAAATGCACAGTTACACTGAAGAGTCCTCTCACATATTAAAGTTGGCAGATTCAAACCCAACTGAACAAAATCACCAGCTGTGCAATACGGCAAAATATGATAAGGGGGCATCAGAAAATCAGAACTTTAATCAATCAGCGCTGCAGCTAACGGAGTTCACCTCCTTCCACTTAACAGAAGCCAACTGTGAACTTACGCAACCTGATTCTTCTAATTCCTTTACACAGAACTCTCCACAAAACGTGAGAGCACGGGAAGTACATGAGAGAACTTTGCATCCAACCAGTCTGAATTATCTGCCTATGAATGGTCAAGCCTGTTCATTACAGTTCCCACAAAGTGAAGAAGAAACTTCTGAATCTACTGCATCAAACACTGCACCCAGAGATGAAAGTCAAAGTCAGTCTAACCAGACAGTATCTGTAATGGAGTCAAATCAGCAAATCATGCCTCTTACTGAAGTGGTGGATCTGAAAGCACAGCTGCAAATAATGGAAAATCTGATCAGTTCCAGTCAGGAAACCATTAAG GCTCTCCTATCGAACAGGACAGGATACTGCAAATTGTGA